GAGGGATGGGCGTACGTCGCAGGAGTTGTCCCCATTAAAGTACGTCGCCGAGTTTCCCGGCAAACTTGCCTCGCACCGCGAGTTAACATATCTGTTTGTCGCAGGAGGCACATAAGATGGCGAGCGATGCAAGGTCGGTCCTAGCAGACGGGCTGAGCAAGCATAACATTCGCGTGCCAGCCGTAAATATCGAAGCCTATAAGGAAGACAGATCTGTGGCTGTTGGCAATGGATCTGGGATCAAGTAAGATGCTTCGATAAGTCGAGAAGAACGAGTTGTGCGTATTTAATAACGAAACGTAAACGTTTCTAGCGTAGTTTGCACTACCACTAGTGAATGCATCTTCGGTGGTTCCGGCTTGGGTTCCGGTCGACAGGAGCAAGTGGCTCCAGGTGtacgggctggtaacgagatACTGGACGCGATATTGTCAGGATCCTGTGTCGACGAGCACGCACAAGATCAGGTATACTTTTTGAAATCTATCAGGTATACTATTTGAAGACTATCGtcgatttttatattctatGGCGATGTTTTTatccgtgtgtgtgtgtgttgtagTTGGTAATATTCATGGCCCTGGCAAGCGGCACTTCTAGAATTAAACTCGGAAGCAAGCAACTTACTTGCCACACCGAGACAGCTATAAAAGTGGCGGAGATCATGCTAAGTGACCGTAATCTTCGTTTCAAGCTGTGCGAGGACAAAGGCGTCGGGGACAGTACTTGTTATACTTTAGAGTGCGAAGGCTGCGGCTACCAAAATACGAATGCGGGATAAGTCTTGTATGCTTTTACTATCAGCACTGTTTAGACGCGAAACGCATGTATACGTGCAGGAATGTTACTCTACTCTACAAGAGTGACGgaattgcggtaaaggcttcgttttcgagagaattgactttgaatttcagcaaatacgcgtgcccctcaggcgccagATTCGAAGTCAATTTATTGAAATCGAAACCTTTACCGCAATTCCGTCACTCTTGATTTTAGTATTGACTATCGATAGAGCAACATCCTGCATGTACAGCGATATGTATGTCTCATTCCCttgtttttactctttttaagaataaattatGCAATGGAATCTTCGATATTCGTTTCGGATTCTGTGACAGAAGGGAAACGAAATTCCAACGGTTTATTTTCAGTCGTAATAAGTTTTGTTTAATAAGAAACAATCATTCCTGTTTTTGCCTGAAAAACGGTTCTATCGTCCGCAAGAATTCTGCCTCGAAGACCTCGTCCGAAAAGCGGCTCACTGACGCCCTGGAAAGAGTTGTTTAGAATTTCTCGTAGAGATACTCGAAAAGCAATGAAATTAATACCTAGCAGCCATTTTAATAGAATTTCTGTCTTCCGAGTGCATATTGATGATAAGTGCCATTATTGATGCGTATTCCTCAGCATCTTCCGCTATAAAACCATTCTGCGATCCCGGCTGCGTTTCTATTATGTCAGCCCTGTAATTATTACCAATTGTATCGTGAAACTTCCGTTTCCGTTCGATCGATTACAAGTTTCGAATAAAACCTTGGACCACCAGACGCGTGAGCCACCATAATCAATCCCGCCGCCATGCATTCGACAACACTGATGCCAAAGTGTTCGTTCCACATTGTATGCAGACCTATCGTTGCTTTTTGCAGCTCCGACGTAAGCTCCGAGTACGGTATGTTCAATTTAAACTCCACGTTTTCGTCCAACGCAAAGTGCTTCGATAAATCCTGCATATCCTTCACTCGACCTTCGTCCTCCTCGTTCCGACAGGACCCAATAAGAATTAGTCGAATCTGGAAAGATCAAGTGCGATCAGCAATCGAGCGCATTAAAATTAAGTTACGTCGGGCTCACCTTCTCCCACGTTTCTTCTTTAACAATCGACCGAAGCTCGTACAACGCTCTTAACATTAACGGATGATTCTTCTCTGGCCTAAATTGCGCCACGGAAACTATACGAATGTCGTCAGATTTCTTATCATCACCCAGGAGCGGCAGTTGCGTTAAGTGTTTCACATCGCACGGTGGATAAATCCTGTGCGTCTTTAACGGACACTTCCAGATCGTGTTAATGTGCTCCTCGGTCCACGAAGAGTTCACCATTATAATCTCCGCTCTTCTGCCGGCCCAACCGTACATCTAGAGCGATTGCCAGAAATTACAATGTTCGAGCATAATTACTTCACAATCCCAGCGTACTTACAAACGCAAATAATTTGTAGTAAGCAATCTTGGCTGCGGATAAGAACGGATTTCTAGCTATGACTTTTCTGTTATTATGCGAGATGACTCTTCTGTAAACGTGCCTCAACATATCGGTCGAAATCGTCGGGTAATGAGTGTAGCTCGCTACTCGACATCCGCCAATATATTTGAATAACGGGTACGTGAATGCGTAGCCCATTGTGTCAATGTAAATGTCTGAAATTATGTTACGTTTAATCGGTGAAATAATCGCCGAGGCTACGCGAAATTTGCGTACCTGGTACGAAGCTGTTTAAAGCCTCGATGCCCAGCCATATCGATCCCAAGCTTTGACCCAGCAGCGTGAAATAAGGGTACATGGTAGCTTCCACCCATCTCCGCTTATGTAGATACACAAACTCCACTTTGCGCTCCAGTTGGAAGTTAAATACTTTCTTCACTTTATTGAGAATCTGCTCTGGGTCGGCGTCCAGGTCCCCGGTGTAAACTACTATATGCACATTCGGATACCTGCGAACAACGGAGTGTTAACCcatcgtggtcacaccttttaATCAAAAGTTGggcacacggggttcactgtaccccagcgtcattttttcgagttaccattttcgtatttttgaatcttttaacttttcagtgataattgtacgttcgtagtacttatacaatcatagtCTAATAGTctgtttctagaaatgtaaattttgatatgataaaatttgtagttgaaaacgagcaattttccacggttgtgggaaaaaagtgattttttaattttttttattttttttcttgcgataaatcccctttggaagtcgtaaagacacaacattttaactcgaaaattattcttggggtacaatgtaccccgtgtgaccacgaagggttaagctcGTTAGAAGCTCGAACCTGGTTTGTATGGCACTGATCGCAGCCCAGAGTACTCGTTCGCCACCGCCACCAGAATTACAGTAAGGATGAAAGAAACCCACGACCGTTTCCTTACGCGATCGTTCGGCTCGTTTCTTGGCATACAACTTCCTCCAGGTTATTAACAAAACAGGCAGAGCGATGCAAATGCACAGTATCTTACCGATAGCTAGTACCAACAACATAGTTAACGATAATGTCGCTCAGGTTCTGAAAGAGCGACAGAGTGATAAATATACGGGAAGTTTGTTATGACTTAAGCTTCCCAAGTGATATTCATGGATCTTACACAAAGGTATAAAAGGTTTGGGTCTCCGTCGTGAAGGCGTTCCCGAGTTCAGCGAATTGCTTTGACACCTGTACTCGCACACTTATTTACAATTGCTTTGTGAATTAACAGCAAAACTTTCGGCATACAATAGTCAGCTGACATCATTAATTGATACGCAGGACTAAAACTGAAGcatataatgatttatttacttttcgcCCTCATTGTCCCGTGCACATACCGGCTTAGGAAACAAATCGATCATTGATAAGGTCCGACAAAAAATACGTTTATTCGAAATAGCAAATATGAGACGATCCTCTTCGATATGTAAATTTCtacgtttaattatttaattcttttagaTTAATCTATCCATCGTTCCGTCAACAAAACTAACAGCTGCTACGAGCAGACGACGTTTCATCAAATTTTACTCATAAACGTGAGATTCGATTTAAACGTTTATTGGCTGAGAGTTTGATAAAATTCGTCCAATCTGCGCCGAGCTTCAGCAGTTGATCGCAGTGGTGATCGAGAAGCAGGTTTGAgcgaatttaattttaaagtcgcgaataaaatttatatgcattaaatattcaatttcatggAAACTATATTAAGGTAGCGCTCAAGTCTGCTCGGGGCAAATCGCGCACTACCTAGTGTAGATGTCCCAATCGGAACGCACCTTGAGTTTCTGCGTATGCTGCACGCTCGCTGCACCGGAAGTGAAAAGGTTCTAGGGAATTCTCTGCACCACCACTACGCGCAGTAACTAACAATAAAACGGAACGGTTGTCTCTGCActtcatgcgcagtatgcgtgaatcggaacgcaccctgCTTCTCCTCTGCGTTTCTGCGTTTGCTGCATGCTCGCGCAGAGTATTGACAccaattcttaggtccatgatcGGAATGCAccccatgtttatatgctccaaagttcgagagtttcgaatcacgAAAACGATGGAaactttcgaattctcgaaactcgaagctTCGAGGggtttcgaattctcgaaactcgaagctTCGAGGGGTTTCGAGGTTTCGAagcttcgagaaacccatccctacTTATCATTGAGGTTCCCTCCAACCccgcaaagtttcaaaacaattcgAATTTCCCTTGCTCGAAACCCTTTTGTCGACTTCTTTGTCGACAGTGTACGCGCCAGATCTGAGTCTCAGGTTCCATTCCCGTTTACCGCGTCCCTGGAACACTAACCAAACCTTGAGCAATCTATTGCCGATGAAGCGCATCGATAAAGTTGACCAGTGATTCAGAGTGTCACAGATGTGAAGGGAAATCCATTGTGCTGCCACTGCCCGCGCTGCGTGCACGCAGCTTGTCgcagttcgttggttcgtagccCAATTGTTATTCCTGTCCAACTCCTCCGTTGGTTCGCGCGTTCGGGTTACCAAACGGAGAGGCTACCGTAATACTCTCTGTCCGAGTCTCTAGTCAGCCGTTTCGACAGTCTCCAGTTAAAGTACTCGTGACGAAAGATAAGATACTCGGAACCCAATTTCGGTGCGCGAACTCGGAGCAAAGTCTACCTCGACGGTTGTCAGCGCGATTAAATAGTGGCCGCGAAAGTCCTCCGAGTGATGTGTCCTGTTTCGATGGTGCACAGTCTGCGGGATATAGGGGACAGATGCAAGCACAAAACAGACGTCTCGTTTTGATGACAATTCTTGCCCTGCTCCACAGGCTTCAGTGGTGCGTATACTTTCAGCCTGCTCTGCCTTATACCGCAACTCTCGATACCTGTTGATATTCTTCAATGATTGTAACACTCTCACGCTTCAGATTAACAAACGCCGACACGCGACTTAATTACCCGCCTTGCGATATTTTGGGCGAGTCCGCCAACTCTTATCTGAACGACGAAAATGTGCGGAATTTCAATACACTGACCTTTCGACAATTCTTGCCCGTGATTAATCGTTTATCTTCGCACGTGATTCCTCTGTACAGTCTCCTCGCAATTATTCCAATTTACATGTGAAACGGTCAGGCTTGTGGAAGTGGACCGAATAAAATATGGGTCTGTTGACGACTGAAGTATACGTTTATCAATGCGCGTCGTTTTTGCAGGAAAGGATGGAGGTGATTCACACGAAGGAACTAGCGGAGGAGAATTGCCAACCTGATAGGACAAATATAGGTATTTAGATATTTCTTCAGATTTCTTCGAGATTCTTTCACGAATCTTGATAAACGTAATTCCTATCGCACTTGTATTAGACACTCGCGTAGCGATTGAAACTGATGCACTGTTATTTTCTTTCAGGAGATTCTAATAAAACAGCAGAAGCTGAACTGGCATCTGCGAAAGATGGGTGAGCGTAgcttttattaaattcattcgTAATCACGTTCTACATATTTTCTTTACTCGAAACCTTGGCTTGCATCGTtatttgactttgaatttcatgaCCGACCGAGAACATATCTTTcgatgaaagaaaatgaaacgGAAAAGCGTTTTTAGCAATTGAACGTTTGTTGCGCGAATAAGCAGAAAAGTCTAGGTTTAAATTGCGTTTGGTATTTATGAGGCGGCGTTCCAAGGTCTAGCTTTAAACACAAATATTGGTGCGCATACGATGGACACTTTGAGGTGTTGTTAAATAGTGCTATTATCGgtttctttaattattcaattGTCGTTGgccaacgaaggtcgagcgactATTCTCTGAAAGCGTTGGTTACCACGTAGTCATTGTCTGTTCGAACGTGCTTGAATCTAGTGTGAGAGGGTGCTCTGACAATCAgaagttaataaataaattcaaagatcAGAAGTACTCGCCAGACCGATATATGTGCTGCCCGATCAAATTCCGTACACAAATTATCGGGCGATTGTTTTGAAGTGGAACAATGCTGCGGCGGGAGGGGAGGGAGGAGAATAGAAGAAAACGTTATCAGGCGATCGTATTTCAGAAAGCACGACGACTCTTTGTGGCGTTATTTTCTAATCAAACGGGCTAGATCCATTTTCGATATTTGATCTTCGATTGTTCTTCGGAGGGAACCGTGCGGCGAACACGCTTCCGTCGCCTCTGCTTTCAGTGTGACTTCGTCTCTCCGCTGTGACAAATTCGAGAAGCTAATCCTCCGATTTCTACGATTAAATCAGAGATCTCGACGTGTTCTTTGTGTAATATACGTTTAATATATTCacagaatttttataaaaatttttcgaACGTTCCGAATCTGAACCCTCACCGCTCGGTAATGCAGAAGGTTCTGAATAAGTGGAAATATAAACTATTGAGTTCTACTCAGAATTTTGGGTAAGTGTAGttctcattttttcaaatttcaatttcgaaaacaGTGCTCGAAGCCGATTTCGTCTTCACTTCGAATcgtttttgttgtaaattttATCCAGTCAGATCTCAAAGATGCTTCCGAGGGCGTGGCGTTTCCCCCACTCCGCCCCCCTCCTTCTGCGCGTGCAAACCGGAACAAAGCCGCGATACGCTCACTTATCAAATTTTTACCTTCGTACCACCCACCTAGAACACATGAAACTAAAAAAACTGATCTTAAATATCCCCGTGAAGACTAATTTCGAGAACAGATCTTTGTATTAACAAAGATCCAAATGCAAATACGCAGATTCAGTAGTGAAAGCCGTAATCATTGTTCCTCCCACGCCACGTACATTCTACACGTTCTAATACCAACTCCACTCAACCGAGAGTGACTGAAAACAATGATAAACAGTCACCAGTAGCTCGATATAATTTAAAACGAGAATCAATTCGCCTCCCTATCGTTTCCTCCATGATTTTTATACTCAGCACTGATAATACAGTGGGAAATGAATCCACCCTTATCATCCAACGTTCGAACGTTCATATTTGCTGGGACTTTCAAAAGCAATCGAAAGAATTCGTTGTTCCAATCGTAAAATTGCGAAACTCCAGGAACTTGATTAACTTTAAAACTTAAAGATAAAGAAAAAGGCATGGATTTACATTCAGGGAGGGGTAATAAATAGTGAAAGACATTTTGTTATTACATCTTACGTATAATTAGATGGACCGAATGCGAaattacttcacaatttaatttatttttattctgttataaattaatttaattttggacgttcgactaatttattattttttgccCCTCCTTCGCTACGCCTATGATGCGTTCAGCTCAGATTCACAAAAATCACGGTTTCGCACTTTTGCCAATTCTCTAAAATGGAAATCGACGGCTAGATCGATATTACGATTTAGTTCCAACGTTCGTGCAATGTATCGAAGCAAGTCGTAAACGGAACGCGCGGAGGAAATTACACGGCAGAAAGATCCTGTCGATAGAACTGGAGCACGCCTTTCTCTCTCGTCGGCGTGATACTTATTCCAAGTGTCCAGGTGTGCATATCTTCCAGTCGTGGAGCGTGCCTCGTTCTCGTGGCATTTCACTCGGTCCAGCAACACCACGAACGTATTCACGACGTTCCTGTTACCGAAAGTCACCGGGACGCTGCCCGGACTCGCTTCGGAACAAGTCGAACGTGTCTGGTACGTTTCCCCGTGCCACTCGAAGCTCTCGCGTTCTAAGGGAAAGTGCTGAATCAAGACGAAATAAAGGAAACGAGATAACCGACGTTTCGCCGAGTTATCATCGGTTCGCGGTTGCAGGAAGTTCCGTGCAGCGACAGTGTGCACGCCGCGACCGTTGGATATCGACAGATAGTTCAATTAGCGATGTATAGATCGAACGTAGGAGCAAGAGGCTCTCGGGAGATCGAGCGAGACTACTGCGGACGAAAGTGAAAAGTGAGATTTGAAAAAGACCGCGGAGGACGAGGTGACGGGAAGTGTTCAGTGTAAACGGAAATTCTGCGTGAGAACTGTGCGCGACATTTGGATTAGAAGTAGGCGAAAGAAGTATAAGTATCGTGTAACATGGACAGCTTTGTTTTGTGCACACGTATTTATCATGGGACAAACTTCTTGAAGTGAGTCATCGAGGTGCCGAAAGTAGATGCGATCGATAGACGACGGGAAGGAGAATCGATTGCCATGAACTTTTTCTTCGATATTAGGACTGACAGGTACCTAGCGCGTAGTTGAATCACAGAAACTGCTTCTGTTAGCATCCCTTTTAACTTGTGCAGTTTCTGTTGAgcgattatacagggtggagcaATAATAATTCCCACCTTGAGTGTCTCTGGAATTATGGAAATACATAGGTACGTAAGAGAAAAATGTCCTTTTCATATTTTATTGGGAAAAATGTTTCTCTTACTTCCATGCTTCTGGGAATATTCAATATGGTAATTCTTATAGGTCCACCCTGTGTATAAAGAATACCAGTCACGTGTCAGGCGTGACAGAAAGGGCCTGATCGTATTCGTTTCTCTTTCGTGAAAGCGAGTGGCGGCCATTATCGAATATTAGGCCCGCGTAAAGGGAACAGTTGATTCCACCATTAATTCAGTCCGACCCGACGGATGGAGGATCTGGTTTCGACTTCCGGTCCGTCGTTCTTACGACAACATTCACTCCCTTTGCTGGCGTAAGGCGATACTCGAGGCGTAGGTATTTGGAATCCCGAGTAATCGCATAACATCGCACTTTTTTGCGTGCAATGTATCGTATGCTTTGCATGTATTATCTTTCGTATTGAGGTAGAACAGAATCGTTCTGCCGCAGTATATGCCAAGGGAGTGGATCAGTTTCAGTGAAAAGAAATCAGTAATGTGACCTGTCCGCTTAATCCTTACTGCATTTTCTCTGTAACGTACTTCCTTACCACTTACGAAGTACATACTCTTGAGCCCAAACTTCAATCTCTTACCTCAAAACGGCTGATTCCCTACCCGCAGGTTCTCTTCGCTTCGTTATTTTCTTGTCGCGTGGTGACAAAAGAAACCATTCCTGGTAATTACATAGCTTGCTATTATGCGCGCGGTTGTACGTTCCTGTAAAATTCGTAGCGCTTGAgtaaataaaaaacagtaagtcAAACATTGAGCTTCGCATTCTTGCATCACTGTGGCGTACAAAAGATAGACGGACAGCCCGAGGTAATCCACAGGGATCTTGGCCGACAGTCGTTTAACGCATAACGTGCCGTTCTTTCGATTTCGTTGCTGCTTGCCGTTCGTCGCGCGATAACGCGACCTATGCCGGGGAAGGCTCGCATATTGTTGCGCGTGTGAATCGAGGAGCATGAATCGGGCAAGGATGACGAGGTTCACCCTGCCTTTTGTGCATCGGGCCAAATCCGCGCGGAACAGTGTGCTAAATTACCGTGCTGGGCCCCCCGTTTGGTCACCTTTACACGAGGACGGCGTGGACGAGAGCGTGGAACTGATCGGGTCAGTACTATATACTCGTATTTCTGGTGGAAATTGGACTTAAGAGATAAGTGGAAGAATATGCGGGGATTAGTGGTGGACGATAGATTTGGAGCTGGAGGTTTATAACCTATATTTAGTTTCCTCGTTTCTTGGACACTAGTTGAAGCGATCTCGAAGTATTGGAAGGTGCTTCGAAAGTATGTAAGGTCGCGTTGAGGAGATATAGGGCTTCTTAGGTTATGTGCTTGAGAGGTATAATGGGAATTATTAAGTTCCACGCTTGGGAGATATGATCGGAATTCTTAAGTGCCATGCTTGAGAGGTATTATGGGAATTCTTAACTTGCACGCTTGGGAGATATAATAATGATTGAACGCCACGGTTCTttcctaaaaaataaaatctcccTGGGAAGATTTAGTAATTGTTAACTTCCACGCGTGGAAAATATAATAGTAATTTTTAACTTCCACGCGTGGAAAATATAATAGTAATTTTTAACTTCCACGCGTGGAAaatataatagtaattaatTTCCACGCTTCTTTTCTAAACATTACGATCACCTCGAGAAGCTAGAATAATCCTTCACTTCTACGCATCGGAGATACAATAGTAATCCTTAACTTCCTCGCTTAGAATATATAATAGTAATTAACTTCCACGCACTGATCCTCAACGTCCACGCTTCAACGATACGATTCGTACGATAGTAGCTATACATATTGCTTTCCCGTTGTTTTCGTCGAAGCAACGTCAATCATGCACCGCGTTAATTTCGAAGTATCAGATGATCCATCAAAATACGATCACCTTGAGAAGATATGAATTAAGCACGAAGCGCGGTTCTTTAACTACAATCACTTCAATAGTGACGTCAATGAAGTCCGATTAATCTGTGCACAAATGCGTGGCATTTAATCGGCGAAAGCGTCACGTGCAGAAAGTGTAACGGGTTTTATCCTCTTCGCCCTCGCTTCCTCATCTGCCTGTGGGATACCATCTGAAGGCGTGCACCCGTGGTCGGGTCTCTGCAACATGTTTCTTTTGTAATTCGAAAATACACTGCCGTCCAAAAGTATCAGGACCAGTAAGAAAAATTTATCGCAGAATTCTAaggaattttactttatttagtgtttttaattaaaagcatTCAATCTCtaccaaatatcacattttctgcaaatacaaCAGGTGTCTAATAATTATGAACGCCGGTGCACCTTAGGAGATAACGGAACATTTGATgaactctctttctcttctcgaTGCTTGGTCACTTTCAGTGTCGTTCAAATGTAATTTAACAGTTTCCGCGGCACAGTGgaaattcagaatttttataGGACTATAAAAAGTGATGAGAAAATTAAATCGCAAAAATAGTAATTGTGTAATAGTCTCCATAATTTCAGCTctctttttattctattttgatTTCAACACTAAATTGAGTAATACCTTTTTCTGTTGAGTAAGTATCTATTACGTATTCTGTGTCG
The nucleotide sequence above comes from Andrena cerasifolii isolate SP2316 chromosome 2, iyAndCera1_principal, whole genome shotgun sequence. Encoded proteins:
- the Alg11 gene encoding ALG11 alpha-1,2-mannosyltransferase, giving the protein MLLVLAIGKILCICIALPVLLITWRKLYAKKRAERSRKETVVGFFHPYCNSGGGGERVLWAAISAIQTRYPNVHIVVYTGDLDADPEQILNKVKKVFNFQLERKVEFVYLHKRRWVEATMYPYFTLLGQSLGSIWLGIEALNSFVPDIYIDTMGYAFTYPLFKYIGGCRVASYTHYPTISTDMLRHVYRRVISHNNRKVIARNPFLSAAKIAYYKLFAFMYGWAGRRAEIIMVNSSWTEEHINTIWKCPLKTHRIYPPCDVKHLTQLPLLGDDKKSDDIRIVSVAQFRPEKNHPLMLRALYELRSIVKEETWEKIRLILIGSCRNEEDEGRVKDMQDLSKHFALDENVEFKLNIPYSELTSELQKATIGLHTMWNEHFGISVVECMAAGLIMVAHASGGPRADIIETQPGSQNGFIAEDAEEYASIMALIINMHSEDRNSIKMAARASVSRFSDEVFEAEFLRTIEPFFRQKQE